A genomic stretch from Primulina huaijiensis isolate GDHJ02 chromosome 14, ASM1229523v2, whole genome shotgun sequence includes:
- the LOC140957461 gene encoding probable aquaporin TIP1-1, with protein sequence MPRPNEYFNVPLRRVAIGQRDDFQKPGAVKAALAEFFSTLIFVFAGSGSGIAYNKLTGDGDASPPGLISAAIAHGFALFVAVSISANISGGHVNPAVTFGLFVGGNISLIRGILYIIAQLLGSVAACALLLFTTGGLEPPGFSVSGVSVWSGLVFEIVMTFALVYTVYATAVDPKKGEVGIIAPIAIGFIVGANILAGGPFTGASMNPAVSFGPALVSWFWADHWVYWVGPLIGAGLAGIVYEVFFISHTHEPVPVDY encoded by the exons ATGCCGCGTCCGAACGAGTACTTCAACGTCCCTCTTCGCCGTGTCGCCATTGGGCAACGTGATGACTTCCAGAAACCTGGCGCCGTGAAGGCTGCTCTAGCAGAATTCTTCAGCACACTCATCTTCGTGTTTGCTGGCTCTGGTTCAGGCATTGCGTATAACAAGCTTACTGGTGACGGCGACGCCTCCCCTCCAGGACTCATATCTGCCGCGATAGCTCACGGTTTCGCCCTGTTCGTGGCGGTTTCGATTTCCGCTAACATCTCAGGAGGCCACGTCAACCCCGCCGTCACTTTTGGATTGTTTGTTGGTGGAAACATCTCCCTTATCCGCGGTATTCTCTACATCATTGCTCAACTTCTGGGGTCCGTCGCCGCTTGCGCTCTCCTACTCTTCACAACTGGAGGCTTG GAGCCCCCCGGATTCTCCGTGAGCGGCGTGTCCGTATGGAGCGGTTTAGTATTCGAGATAGTGATGACTTTCGCTCTAGTTTACACCGTTTACGCTACGGCCGTTGACCCAAAGAAAGGTGAAGTGGGAATCATCGCACCCATTGCTATAGGTTTCATCGTGGGAGCCAACATCCTCGCCGGCGGGCCGTTCACTGGAGCTTCGATGAACCCTGCGGTTTCATTTGGTCCAGCTTTGGTCAGCTGGTTCTGGGCTGACCACTGGGTTTACTGGGTGGGTCCTCTGATCGGGGCTGGGCTTGCCGGCATAGTTTACGAGGTGTTCTTCATCAGCCACACTCACGAGCCAGTTCCCGTTGATTACTGA
- the LOC140956574 gene encoding uncharacterized protein isoform X3, producing MSRSHSSASTTMNAFRTSINNPSPGKSRGILKRNASTSTLMSGLGSYTSLLPGLCTPVVLFVFLDDFDDIQHSSHSSKMEEPTEASSLNLSSSSNSAKPSLPMKGSSSVVVLTRPVNKCEGGLRKKMQSSLEAQIRFSIKKCRTLSGSESGHAGSRRGDIFTSAPLFSLDASKAVSLVDFGSFQSGESLEFAIGLVEEVLDGKETSDSLLLENHKQYANKDDILALKEFIYRQCELLRGRGSLVTSTNAGSSAGVGMVAVAAAAAAAAAASGKTVNTPELPSLDIWLSSSLLILNGILSAKRSCMYETEINRTREQEAGSSDPFESAVSHLESITGLNSRFSNMWCQKAFPVAKKVYLDELPRCYPSSQHEDHLKKALHAFSLMVKGPVVKLSIDKLKDDCTSIWSSGRQLCDAVSLTGKPCMHQRHDQKTLSDVVSKPHSSGFVYLHACACGRSRQLWPDPFDYETANVAYSFLADCDKFLPAILLPEQSIKGPVRPSSWNLVRIGSAKYYDPSKGLLQSGFHATQKFLLGWAIFHENLTEANCSMLKDFQKVCLDTNIKVESATYGKTKTSDGAQSLLISGQVKSEEEMQIGLSSDRTDSGSRNTIVGRGLFNFTMKKPFSEVVSGSAAAHSGFPPLFPRKQPIPYADKVVKKHHSRSRDLNDISESLYNVEPPISGNIGSVDKTLNFNQIASGGQEYSNSFSHVETNVGQIRSSSSMDRVMAYVGFEHECPHGHRFILTPDHLTEPGSSCTGPEENVVLSSVVKSGQKQDHVKHGKIVSHGKTRRQTNGIIIGGGGKAKNVEKPREQVANGNKYTGKAVQSTKPHKEQFNGTNVSEPMKNLDTFVQSTSVDGGCAFSLMNRSLPIYMNCPYCRDSGTQNDALNIKFASTISQLQRIFVVTPSFPILLAANPIIQFEVSCLPPSVPARDQKLQFSLGCPVVLPPDSFLSLRLPFVYGLELEDGILHSLKPSENQPELTAWITKGTTLQVVSDKKT from the exons ATCCCTCCCCTGGTAAAAGTCGAGGTATTCTAAAGCGTAATGCTTCAACAAGCACGCTAATGTCAGGTTTAGGTTCTTATACCTCTCTGTTACCTGGTCTATGTACCCCGGTTGtactttttgtttttcttgatGACTTCGATGATATTCAACACAGCAGCCACAGTAGCAAAATGGAAGAGCCTACAGAAGCCTCCTCACTAAATTTATCTAGTTCGAGCAATTCGGCTAAACCCAGCCTGCCCATGAAAGGATCTAGTTCTGTTGTTGTTCTTACTCGACCTGTGAACAAGTGTGAAGGTGGGCTGAGAAAGAAAATGCAATCATCTCTTGAGGCACAAATTCGTTTCTCAATTAAAAAATGTCGTACACTTTCTGGTTCTGAAAGCGGTCATGCTGGTTCAAGGAGGGGGGATATTTTTACTTCAGCCCCTCTATTTTCCCTTGATGCATCAAAGGCTGTTTCACTTGTTGATTTCGGTTCATTCCAGAGTGGTGAATCGCTTGAGTTTGCTATCGGCCTGGTAGAAGAAGTATTAGATGGGAAAGAAACATCAGACTCTCTTCTGCTTGAAAATCATAAACAGTATGCAAACAAAGATGATATTCTTGCCTTGAAGGAGTTCATCTACAGACAGTGTGAGCTCCTAAGAGGGAGAGGCAGTTTGGTTACTAGCACCAACGCTGGCTCCTCTGCTGGTGTTGGCATGGTTGCTGTTGCGGCAGCTGCGGCAGCTGCTGCAGCGGCTTCTGGAAAGACAGTAAATACTCCTGAGCTCCCCAGTTTGGACATCTGGTTGTCTTCTTCTCTGCTGATTCTTAATGGAATACTTTCTGCCAAACGATCGTGCATGTATGAAACTGAGATTAACCGAACTCGTGAACAGGAAGCAGGTTCATCTGATCCGTTTGAATCTGCCGTATCTCATCTAGAGAGTATTACTGGACTGAACTCTAGGTTTTCAAACATGTGGTGCCAAAAAGCCTTTCCGGTTGCCAAGAAGGTTTATTTAGATGAATTACCTCGTTGTTATCCAAGTTCTCAGCATGAGGACCATTTAAAGAAGGCCTTGCACGCCTTCTCCTTGATGGTGAAGGGACCTGTTGTGAAACTGTCTATagataaattgaaagatgacTGTACATCTATCTGGAGTTCTGGAAGGCAATTATGTGATGCTGTTAGTCTGACAGGAAAACCTTGTATGCATCAAAGACACGATCAAAAAACTCTTTCAGATGTTGTAAGCAAGCCTCATTCAAGTGGATTTGTGTACCTTCATGCATGTGCGTGTGGCCGTTCTAGGCAACTCTGGCCAGATCCCTTTGATTATGAAACTGCGAATGTTGCCTACAGTTTTCTTGCTGATTGCGACAAGTTTCTTCCTGCCATCCTGCTTCCAGAACAAAGTATTAAAGGACCCGTTCGACCCTCATCATGGAATTTAGTCCGAATTGGAAGTGCCAAGTATTATGACCCTTCAAAAGGTTTACTTCAGAGTGGCTTTCATGCAACACAAAAGTTTCTTCTCGGATGGGCTATATTCCATGAGAATTTAACAGAAGCAAATTGTTCAATGCTGAAAGACTTTCAGAAAGTTTGCTTAGATACAAACATCAAAGTTGAAAGTGCTACATATGGAAAGACTAAGACATCGGATGGTGCTCAGTCTCTGTTGATTTCTGGTCAAGTAAAAAGTGAAGAAGAAATGCAAATAGGGCTCTCTTCTGACAGGACGGATTCGGGGAGTAGGAACACAATTGTTGGTAGAGGATTGTTCAACTTTACAATGAAAAAGCCTTTTTCTGAAGTTGTTTCAGGATCAGCTGCTGCTCACTCTGGATTTCCTCCTCTTTTTCCTAGAAAGCAACCTATTCCATATGCTGATAAAGTTGTTAAGAAACATCATTCTAGATCTAGGGATCTGAATGATATTAGTGAAAGTCTTTATAATGTAGAACCACCAATTTCTGGAAATattggttcagttgacaaaacACTGAACTTTAATCAGATTGCTTCTGGTGGCCAGGAATACAGTAATTCCTTTTCACATGTTGAAACCAATGTTGGGCAGATTAGAAGTTCCAGTTCTATGGATCGTGTTATGGCATATGTTGGATTTGAACATGAGTGTCCCCATGGCCACCGATTTATACTAACCCCAGATCATCTTACTGAGCCTGGTTCATCATGTACGGGGCCAGAAGAGAATGTTGTCCTATCTTCAGTGGTAAAATCAGGACAAAAACAAGATCATGTGAAACATGGTAAAATTGTTAGCCATGGTAAAACACGACGGCAGACAAATGGCATAATTATTGGTGGTGGTGGTAAGGCCAAAAACGTAGAGAAGCCTCGAGAGCAAGTAGCTAATGGAAACAAATACAcaggtaaagctgtgcaatcaACCAAGCCACATAAGGAACAGTTCAATGGGACAAATGTTTCTGAACCGATGAAAAATCTCGATACTTTTGTGCAATCTACTTCTGTAGACGGTGGTTGTGCCTTCTCCTTGATGAACAGAAGTTTGCCTATTTATATGAACTGTCCGTATTGTAGGGACTCTGGGACCCAGAATGAtgcattaaatattaaatttgctaGCACAATTTCACAATTGCAAAGGATTTTTGTG GTGACACCTTCCTTTCCTATCCTTTTAGCTGCAAACCCAATTATACAATTTGAG GTGTCATGTCTACCTCCTTCTGTTCCTGCCCGAGACCAAAAACTACAATTTAGCTTGGGTTGTCCAGTGGTTTTGCCGCCAGATAGCTTTCTCTCTTTAAGGCTTCCTTTTGTTTATGGGTTGGAACTTGAGGATGGAATTTTACATTCTCTTAAGCCTTCTGAAaatcaaccagaactcacagcCTGGATTACAAAAGGAACTACATTGCAGGTTGTGTCAGACAAAAAAACTTGA
- the LOC140956516 gene encoding E3 ubiquitin-protein ligase RZFP34-like has product MEVVSGNHGCKHYRRRCKIRAPCCDEIFDCRHCHNETKNALEIDPIYRHDVPRHQVKRVICSVCDAEQDVQQNCESCGVCMGNYFCPICKFFDDDVSKEQFHCDECGICRTGGKENFFHCHKCGCCYSNLIKGAHHCVERAMHHNCPVCFEFLFDSMKNITVLLCGHTIHLECVQEMELHHRYSCPVCSKSICDMSNIWRKLDEEVASTPMPEMYKNKMVWILCNDCESTCEVQYHIVAYKCLRCSSYNTRQIQGVTAP; this is encoded by the exons ATGGAGGTTGTTTCTGGGAATCACGG ATGCAAGCATTACAGAAGGAGATGCAAGATTAGGGCACCTTGTTGTGATGAGATCTTTGACTGCAGGCATTGCCATAATGAAACTAAG AATGCtcttgaaattgatcccatttATCGGCATGATGTTCCCCGACATCAAGTGAAAagg GTGATATGTTCTGTTTGCGACGCAGAACAAGAT GTTCAACAAAATTGTGAAAGTTGTGGAGTTTGCATGGGGAATTATTTCTGCCCAATATGCAAATTCTTTGATGATGAC GTTTCGAAGGAACAATTCCATTGTGATGAATGTGGAATATGTCG AACTGGTGGCAAGGAGAACTTTTTTCACTGCCACAAATGTG GGTGTTGCTATTCAAATTTGATCAAAGGTGCCCATCATTGTGTGGAAAGAGCAATGCATCACAATTGTCCAGTTTGTTTTGAG TTTTTATTCGACTCAATGAAGAACATTACTGTTTTACTATGTGGGCACACTATACATTTGGAGTGTGTCCAGGAAATGGAGCTTCACCATAG ATATTCATGTCCTGTCTGCTCAAAATCCATCTGTGACATGTCCAACATATGGAGAAAGCTCGACGAAGAG GTTGCTTCAACTCCTATGCCAGAAATGTACAAGAACAAAATG GTGTGGATACTGTGCAATGACTGTGAGTCGACATGCGAGGTGCAGTACCACATTGTGGCATACAAATGCTTGCGATGCAGCTCTTACAATACTCGACAAATTCAAGGAGTCACCGCTCCTTGA
- the LOC140956633 gene encoding protein SOSEKI 3-like isoform X2: MKKYQQLSPERAKVWTEKSPKYHYNHQHNNLQQQQHKHKVPVVYYLCRNRQLEHPHFMEVPLSTPDGLYLRDVVERLNGLRGRGMASMYAWSCKRSYKNGFVWHDLCEEDLILPAHRNEYVLKGSELFEESNSGRFSPAGNLMSQNQRALPEPPSFRSQEESSSSSSLNGRTIKSSQDDELSPPAQRLCTSAVSPDSNIGKNSPWNGSLSLIEYKVNKKDGVADASTQTEDKGKTRRNCARGVSTDDGLLDPECSTCQNEGLKIKETSEICNLISPPPSTSSTSSSGRTDTLEALIRSDARKLNSFRILEEDEFRMPSGTKLKPSNIIMQLISCGSVSVKDPSFGMIPTYKPRFSHSKVPSPLFSTSLMFGELDCLSENPRPTGVRAEDKEYFSGSFVETNMVKEGIPTLKRSSSYNADRSTQQLGSVENNEAENSTRVKCIPRSLKASITKQPRCESMRSPLSDGRRISSERVESSRTLTPGTPSGGSKRITEPSSGKTQPRNLDSCGNEKENKKKVELAPGARVVIQSKACDSKRNSLMTIGIFEDLGVNYVKAILSNDFFFNLWLHSDFVNY, from the exons ATGAAGAAATATCAGCAACTTAGCCCAGAAAGAGCCAAAGTATGGACTGAAAAATCACCCAAATATCACTACAATCATCAACATAATAATCTGCAGCAGCAACAGCACAAGCACAAAGTGCCGGTAGTTTACTATCTATGCAGGAATAGACAACTCGAGCATCCACATTTTATGGAAGTCCCCCTCTCCACCCCTGATGGACTTTACTTGAGAG ATGTGGTGGAAAGGCTGAACGGTTTGAGAGGCAGAGGCATGGCATCAATGTATGCTTGGTCTTGCAAAAG GAGTTATAAGAATGGTTTTGTGTGGCACGATCTTTGTGAAGAAGATTTAATCCTCCCGGCTCACAGGAACGAATATGTTCTCAAGGGCTCAGAGCTCTTTGAAGAATCCAATTCTG GCCGCTTTAGTCCTGCTGGAAATCTCATGTCACAAAATCAGAGAGCATTGCCAGAACCACCATCTTTCAGAAGCCAAGAAGAATCTTCGTCTTCATCTAGCCTGAATGGAAGAACTATAAAAAGTTCTCAGGATGACGAACTATCACCTCCGGCTCAGCGTCTTTGCACTTCTGCTGTGTCTCCAGACTCTAACATTGGGAAAAATTCCCCTTGGAATGGTTCTTTGAGCCTAATAGAATACAAGGTCAACAAGAAGGATGGTGTTGCTGATGCTTCCACCCAAACCGAGGATAAAGGCAAAACTCGAAGAAATTGTGCAAGAGGCGTATCAACTGATGATGGGTTATTAGATCCTGAATGCAGCACTTGTCAAAACGAGGGTCTCAAAATAAAAGAGACTTCGGAAATTTGCAACTTGATATCGCCGCCTCCATCCACATCCAGTACATCATCAAGTGGTAGGACAGATACCTTGGAAGCTCTCATTAGATCTGATGCTAGAAAGCTCAACAGCTTTAGGATTCTTGAAGAGGATGAATTTAGAATGCCATCTGGTACAAAACTCAAGCCTTCGAATATTATAATGCAACTGATCTCCTGTGGCTCGGTTTCAGTGAAAGATCCCAGCTTTGGCATGATCCCGACCTACAAGCCAAGGTTTTCACATTCCAAAGTTCCTTCCCCATTGTTCTCGACATCTTTGATGTTTGGAGAGCTCGATTGTCTTTCGGAGAATCCTCGTCCAACTGGAGTTAGAGCGGAAGATAAAGAATACTTTAGTGGGAGCTTTGTTGAAACAAATATGGTCAAGGAAGGGATACCAACTCTGAAACGATCATCTTCATACAACGCTGACAG AAGTACGCAGCAACTTGGCTCTGTTGAGAACAATGAAGCGGAAAATTCCACACGTGTGAAGTGCATTCCAAGATCACTCAAGGCTTCTATAACTAAGCAGCCAAGATGCGAATCAATGAGATCTCCTCTTTCTGATGGACGAAGAATCTCATCTGAGAGAGTGGAGAGTTCAAGAACCCTTACACCAGGCACACCCAGTGGTGGAAGCAAGAGGATTACCGAGCCGTCATCGGGGAAAACACAACCAAGAAACCTGGATTCTTGCGGAAATGAAAAGGAAAATAAGAAGAAAGTTGA GCTTGCTCCAGGAGCTCGGGTTGTAATACAATCCAAAGCATGTGACAGCAAGAGAAACTCCTTGATGACAATTGGCATATTTGAGGATTTGGGAGTGAATTATGTCAAAGCTATACtgtcaaatgattttttttttaatctctgGTTGCATTCAGATTTTGTGAATTATTAA
- the LOC140956633 gene encoding protein SOSEKI 3-like isoform X1, with amino-acid sequence MKKYQQLSPERAKVWTEKSPKYHYNHQHNNLQQQQHKHKVPVVYYLCRNRQLEHPHFMEVPLSTPDGLYLRDVVERLNGLRGRGMASMYAWSCKRSYKNGFVWHDLCEEDLILPAHRNEYVLKGSELFEESNSGRFSPAGNLMSQNQRALPEPPSFRSQEESSSSSSLNGRTIKSSQDDELSPPAQRLCTSAVSPDSNIGKNSPWNGSLSLIEYKVNKKDGVADASTQTEDKGKTRRNCARGVSTDDGLLDPECSTCQNEGLKIKETSEICNLISPPPSTSSTSSSGRTDTLEALIRSDARKLNSFRILEEDEFRMPSGTKLKPSNIIMQLISCGSVSVKDPSFGMIPTYKPRFSHSKVPSPLFSTSLMFGELDCLSENPRPTGVRAEDKEYFSGSFVETNMVKEGIPTLKRSSSYNADRSTQQLGSVENNEAENSTRVKCIPRSLKASITKQPRCESMRSPLSDGRRISSERVESSRTLTPGTPSGGSKRITEPSSGKTQPRNLDSCGNEKENKKKVEF; translated from the exons ATGAAGAAATATCAGCAACTTAGCCCAGAAAGAGCCAAAGTATGGACTGAAAAATCACCCAAATATCACTACAATCATCAACATAATAATCTGCAGCAGCAACAGCACAAGCACAAAGTGCCGGTAGTTTACTATCTATGCAGGAATAGACAACTCGAGCATCCACATTTTATGGAAGTCCCCCTCTCCACCCCTGATGGACTTTACTTGAGAG ATGTGGTGGAAAGGCTGAACGGTTTGAGAGGCAGAGGCATGGCATCAATGTATGCTTGGTCTTGCAAAAG GAGTTATAAGAATGGTTTTGTGTGGCACGATCTTTGTGAAGAAGATTTAATCCTCCCGGCTCACAGGAACGAATATGTTCTCAAGGGCTCAGAGCTCTTTGAAGAATCCAATTCTG GCCGCTTTAGTCCTGCTGGAAATCTCATGTCACAAAATCAGAGAGCATTGCCAGAACCACCATCTTTCAGAAGCCAAGAAGAATCTTCGTCTTCATCTAGCCTGAATGGAAGAACTATAAAAAGTTCTCAGGATGACGAACTATCACCTCCGGCTCAGCGTCTTTGCACTTCTGCTGTGTCTCCAGACTCTAACATTGGGAAAAATTCCCCTTGGAATGGTTCTTTGAGCCTAATAGAATACAAGGTCAACAAGAAGGATGGTGTTGCTGATGCTTCCACCCAAACCGAGGATAAAGGCAAAACTCGAAGAAATTGTGCAAGAGGCGTATCAACTGATGATGGGTTATTAGATCCTGAATGCAGCACTTGTCAAAACGAGGGTCTCAAAATAAAAGAGACTTCGGAAATTTGCAACTTGATATCGCCGCCTCCATCCACATCCAGTACATCATCAAGTGGTAGGACAGATACCTTGGAAGCTCTCATTAGATCTGATGCTAGAAAGCTCAACAGCTTTAGGATTCTTGAAGAGGATGAATTTAGAATGCCATCTGGTACAAAACTCAAGCCTTCGAATATTATAATGCAACTGATCTCCTGTGGCTCGGTTTCAGTGAAAGATCCCAGCTTTGGCATGATCCCGACCTACAAGCCAAGGTTTTCACATTCCAAAGTTCCTTCCCCATTGTTCTCGACATCTTTGATGTTTGGAGAGCTCGATTGTCTTTCGGAGAATCCTCGTCCAACTGGAGTTAGAGCGGAAGATAAAGAATACTTTAGTGGGAGCTTTGTTGAAACAAATATGGTCAAGGAAGGGATACCAACTCTGAAACGATCATCTTCATACAACGCTGACAG AAGTACGCAGCAACTTGGCTCTGTTGAGAACAATGAAGCGGAAAATTCCACACGTGTGAAGTGCATTCCAAGATCACTCAAGGCTTCTATAACTAAGCAGCCAAGATGCGAATCAATGAGATCTCCTCTTTCTGATGGACGAAGAATCTCATCTGAGAGAGTGGAGAGTTCAAGAACCCTTACACCAGGCACACCCAGTGGTGGAAGCAAGAGGATTACCGAGCCGTCATCGGGGAAAACACAACCAAGAAACCTGGATTCTTGCGGAAATGAAAAGGAAAATAAGAAGAAAGTTGAGTTCTGA